From Thiohalorhabdus denitrificans, the proteins below share one genomic window:
- a CDS encoding glycosyltransferase family 2 protein produces MKLSVVIPVMDEKGNIRPLLENLREVLAGLDHEVIFVDDGSRDGTAEAIKALADARIRVLVLSRNYGQTTAMAAGIDAARGDYIATLDGDLQNDPEDIPRMVERMEREGWDVVAGTRKGRQDGWLSRKLPSKAGNLLIGRLTGIQLSDYGCTLKVFRAETAKNLGLYGELHRFIPVLANLQGARITEMDVRHHPRVSGQSKYGLGRAMRVLSDLALMVFLQKYSSRPMHLFGSSGLVVLAGGLLVDLYLVLLKMLGETIGTRPLLFLGFLLTVVGFQLITTGFLAELMMRTYYESQKKRPYRVKEEFVGSG; encoded by the coding sequence ATGAAGCTCTCCGTCGTTATCCCGGTCATGGATGAGAAGGGCAACATCCGGCCCCTGCTGGAGAACCTCCGGGAAGTCCTGGCGGGGCTCGACCACGAGGTCATCTTCGTGGACGACGGCTCCCGGGACGGCACCGCCGAAGCCATCAAGGCCCTGGCCGACGCCCGCATCCGGGTCCTGGTGCTGTCCCGGAACTACGGGCAGACCACCGCCATGGCCGCCGGCATCGACGCCGCCCGCGGGGACTACATCGCCACCCTGGACGGGGACCTGCAGAACGATCCTGAGGATATCCCCCGCATGGTGGAGCGCATGGAGCGCGAGGGCTGGGACGTGGTGGCGGGCACGCGAAAAGGGCGGCAGGACGGCTGGCTGTCGCGCAAGCTGCCCAGCAAGGCGGGCAACCTCCTGATCGGCCGCCTGACGGGGATCCAGCTCTCGGATTATGGCTGCACCCTGAAGGTCTTCCGGGCGGAGACGGCCAAGAACCTGGGCCTCTACGGCGAGCTGCACCGCTTCATCCCGGTTCTCGCCAACCTTCAAGGCGCCCGGATCACGGAGATGGACGTCCGGCACCACCCGCGGGTCAGCGGGCAATCCAAATACGGCCTGGGGCGGGCCATGCGGGTACTATCGGACCTGGCCCTCATGGTGTTCCTGCAGAAGTACTCCTCCCGGCCCATGCACCTGTTCGGCAGCTCGGGCCTGGTGGTGCTGGCGGGAGGCCTGCTGGTGGACCTCTACCTCGTCCTGCTGAAGATGCTGGGGGAGACCATCGGCACCCGGCCCCTGCTCTTCCTCGGCTTCCTGCTCACCGTGGTGGGCTTCCAGCTGATCACCACCGGCTTCCTCGCCGAGCTGATGATGCGGACCTACTATGAGTCCCAGAAAAAGCGGCCCTACCGGGTCAAGGAAGAGTTTGTGGGCAGCGGCTAG
- a CDS encoding lysylphosphatidylglycerol synthase transmembrane domain-containing protein translates to MWAAARILVRLLFLAGALALLLGALDLDVLGRELAQASSLWLGAALLLFNGSQALSAVRLQVLLRPLQALPPIGEQLRLYYAGMFCNLYLPGGIGGDGLKAYWLGRRFSVGLGALIRALVLDRAAGLAALGALALGLAALWNGAWAWAAAGAGALLLYPALANGLFPRFRGTALPALGISLGVQVLQGASAWALMQALGLEGTLYLLLFYLSAIAALAPVTIGGLGARELVFLYGLTWTGHPPGGGVALGLLFFAVTGISALAGWPLVGRFLRVEHRADPAPHRGP, encoded by the coding sequence TTGTGGGCAGCGGCTAGGATCCTGGTCCGCCTCCTCTTCCTGGCCGGGGCGCTCGCCCTCCTGCTCGGCGCCCTCGACCTCGATGTCCTGGGGAGGGAGCTGGCCCAAGCCAGCTCCCTCTGGCTGGGGGCCGCCCTGCTGCTGTTCAACGGCTCCCAGGCGCTCAGCGCGGTACGGCTGCAGGTTCTGCTGCGCCCCCTCCAGGCCCTTCCCCCCATCGGGGAGCAGCTGCGGCTCTACTACGCGGGGATGTTCTGCAACCTCTACCTTCCCGGGGGGATCGGCGGAGACGGGCTGAAGGCGTACTGGCTGGGACGGCGCTTCAGCGTCGGGCTGGGGGCCCTGATTCGCGCCCTAGTACTGGACCGGGCCGCAGGGCTGGCCGCCCTGGGGGCCCTGGCGCTGGGCCTCGCCGCCCTGTGGAACGGGGCCTGGGCGTGGGCGGCGGCCGGGGCGGGCGCTCTCCTGCTCTACCCGGCACTGGCCAACGGCCTGTTCCCCCGCTTCCGGGGAACGGCCCTGCCGGCGTTAGGGATCTCCCTGGGCGTACAAGTCCTGCAGGGCGCCAGCGCCTGGGCGCTGATGCAGGCCCTGGGCCTGGAGGGAACCCTCTACCTGCTGCTGTTCTACCTGTCGGCCATCGCCGCCCTGGCCCCCGTGACCATCGGCGGCCTGGGAGCGCGGGAGCTGGTCTTCCTCTACGGCCTGACCTGGACCGGGCATCCGCCGGGCGGCGGCGTCGCCCTGGGCCTACTTTTTTTCGCGGTAACGGGGATTTCGGCCCTGGCGGGGTGGCCCCTGGTGGGACGGTTCCTGCGCGTGGAGCACCGGGCGGACCCCGCCCCCCATCGAGGGCCCTAG
- the lgt gene encoding prolipoprotein diacylglyceryl transferase codes for MLEYPRIDPVAIEIGPFAVHWYGLMYAAAFLLGWWLLRVRRHRLGLTPEDIGDLAFACILGVVLGGRLGYVLFYNPGYYLGHPLEVFAVWDGGMSFHGGLLGVVASVVWFARRHGQPILAVGDFLTPVAPIGLGLGRIGNFINGELWGRPADPDLPWAMVFPHVDRVPRHPSQLYEALLEGLVLFLVVWLYARVPRRHGRVFGLFLLLYGVLRFGVEYFRAPDPHLGAVALGLSMGQWLSVPMVAVGAWLVAAPPGRHGEAAPGRD; via the coding sequence TTGCTGGAATATCCCCGCATCGATCCCGTGGCCATCGAGATCGGCCCCTTCGCCGTGCACTGGTACGGACTCATGTACGCGGCGGCCTTCCTCCTGGGCTGGTGGCTGCTGCGCGTCCGCCGGCACCGCCTGGGGCTGACGCCGGAGGACATCGGCGACCTGGCCTTCGCCTGCATCCTGGGCGTGGTGCTGGGGGGCCGTCTGGGCTACGTGCTGTTTTACAACCCCGGGTACTATCTGGGCCATCCCCTGGAGGTCTTCGCCGTCTGGGACGGGGGGATGTCCTTCCACGGCGGTCTCCTGGGCGTGGTGGCGTCGGTGGTCTGGTTCGCCCGACGTCACGGCCAGCCCATCCTCGCCGTGGGGGACTTTCTAACGCCGGTGGCTCCCATCGGCCTGGGGCTGGGCCGCATCGGCAACTTCATCAACGGCGAGCTGTGGGGGCGGCCCGCCGATCCCGATCTCCCCTGGGCCATGGTCTTCCCCCACGTCGACCGGGTCCCTCGCCACCCCTCCCAGCTCTACGAGGCCCTGCTGGAGGGGCTGGTGCTGTTCCTCGTGGTCTGGCTCTACGCCCGGGTGCCCCGCCGCCACGGCCGGGTCTTCGGGTTGTTCCTGCTGCTGTACGGGGTGCTCCGGTTCGGCGTGGAGTACTTCCGGGCCCCGGACCCCCACCTGGGGGCCGTTGCCCTGGGGCTCTCCATGGGCCAGTGGCTGTCGGTGCCCATGGTGGCGGTGGGCGCCTGGCTGGTGGCCGCACCGCCCGGACGGCACGGGGAGGCGGCTCCGGGGCGGGATTAG
- a CDS encoding VanZ family protein, translated as MNEETPPAAGAARWVSAWLVWAVVIGLSSHLPGETLPAQPFEGADKVLHIGAYLVLGVLGVGAVARLRPHWPRPVVGSVALVVGALFGALDEYHQSFVAGRDRSMEDWVADLLGLAVAVIVARAARGGLARAWFGLSSPPRAD; from the coding sequence ATGAATGAGGAGACCCCACCCGCTGCCGGGGCCGCCCGGTGGGTATCCGCCTGGCTGGTCTGGGCGGTGGTGATCGGCCTCAGCAGCCATCTCCCCGGAGAGACCCTGCCAGCCCAGCCCTTCGAGGGCGCCGACAAGGTGCTCCACATCGGGGCCTATCTGGTGCTGGGGGTCCTGGGCGTGGGCGCGGTGGCCCGCCTGCGGCCCCATTGGCCCCGCCCCGTGGTCGGCAGCGTGGCGCTTGTGGTGGGCGCCCTGTTCGGGGCCCTGGACGAGTACCACCAGTCCTTCGTGGCGGGCCGGGACCGGAGCATGGAGGACTGGGTCGCGGATCTGCTGGGGCTGGCGGTGGCGGTGATCGTCGCCCGTGCCGCGCGCGGCGGGCTCGCGCGGGCCTGGTTCGGGCTCAGCTCACCCCCACGCGCAGATTGA
- a CDS encoding TetR/AcrR family transcriptional regulator produces MTEDRECTDGGRRIAEVAARLFARNGFQGVSMAALAREAGVSKAAIFHHFPSKEALYYYVIREACRETTEFLQGVHGEDGPADQALRDFARYHMGHLFEHAQVGQLVLRELLEGESGRIRTLAEEVYGENFQRLVGLIRSGQEAGLFAADHDPALVAVVLVGAQVFFFQAREMIGHTPGVGFADDPDRFAEGMIRLLLEGLRPR; encoded by the coding sequence ATGACGGAAGATCGGGAGTGCACGGACGGGGGACGGAGGATCGCCGAGGTGGCGGCCCGGCTGTTCGCGCGGAACGGGTTCCAGGGCGTCTCCATGGCGGCTTTGGCCCGGGAGGCCGGGGTCAGCAAGGCGGCCATCTTCCATCATTTCCCCAGCAAGGAAGCCCTGTACTATTACGTAATCCGCGAGGCTTGCCGGGAGACCACGGAGTTCCTGCAGGGCGTGCACGGCGAGGACGGGCCCGCCGACCAGGCCCTGCGCGACTTCGCGCGGTACCACATGGGTCATCTGTTCGAGCACGCGCAGGTAGGCCAGCTCGTTTTGCGGGAGCTTCTGGAAGGGGAATCGGGACGGATTCGCACCCTGGCCGAGGAGGTGTACGGGGAGAACTTCCAGCGGCTGGTGGGACTGATCCGGAGCGGTCAGGAGGCCGGGCTCTTCGCCGCCGACCACGATCCGGCCCTGGTGGCCGTGGTGCTGGTGGGGGCCCAGGTGTTCTTCTTCCAGGCCCGGGAGATGATCGGCCACACACCGGGCGTGGGGTTCGCGGACGACCCGGACCGGTTCGCCGAGGGAATGATCCGACTCCTCCTGGAGGGCCTGCGCCCGCGCTGA
- a CDS encoding TolC family outer membrane protein, giving the protein MGKETGKPWTLGLLFGLAGGLAVPPAQGADLLGLYRTAEQVSPTLEQAQRQRLIADYREDEAQAGFFPSLNGQASRSWTEETQVVTGIQGGSGTTTFTQDQYSFTLTQPLFMGGRTWLAVDVAEQAQRQAEVQVSAARQELMVQVAEAYFGVLDAQEEVDLAEREMRRVREHLERAQAQFDVGTGDITGVREAEARRDQSRTGLIRARNNLRTAKERLRRLIRRQPPALEEVEEVTLADPELPDPEAWVDRALEEHPELARLREQLDIDRSNVELAKRERWPDITAQAQYSKVEGGSFFTSDEATSASLQVNWPIFQGGRVSATTNIRQEEAAQTRLQLDDQQEQVREQTTQAFYDLESIMQEVRSLRAQVRSAETQLEAVQTGFEVGRRTSIDVLDAQQEYFDALRDLAQARNQYLLSRLRLQSATGTLTMADLEQVNRQLD; this is encoded by the coding sequence ATGGGCAAGGAAACCGGCAAGCCATGGACGCTGGGCCTCCTGTTCGGTCTGGCCGGTGGTCTCGCCGTTCCCCCCGCGCAGGGGGCGGACCTTCTCGGGCTCTACCGGACGGCGGAGCAGGTAAGCCCCACTCTGGAGCAGGCCCAGAGGCAGCGCCTGATCGCCGACTACCGGGAGGACGAGGCCCAGGCCGGTTTCTTCCCCTCCCTGAACGGACAGGCCAGCCGCAGCTGGACCGAGGAGACCCAAGTGGTTACCGGGATTCAGGGAGGGTCCGGCACCACCACCTTCACCCAGGACCAGTACAGCTTCACGCTCACCCAGCCACTGTTCATGGGCGGGCGCACCTGGCTCGCGGTGGATGTCGCCGAGCAGGCCCAGCGCCAAGCGGAGGTCCAGGTGTCGGCTGCCCGCCAGGAGCTCATGGTCCAGGTGGCCGAAGCCTACTTCGGGGTGCTCGATGCCCAGGAGGAGGTGGACCTCGCCGAGCGGGAGATGCGGCGCGTTCGGGAACACCTGGAGCGCGCCCAGGCGCAGTTCGACGTGGGCACCGGGGACATCACCGGGGTGCGGGAGGCGGAGGCCCGCCGGGACCAGTCCCGGACGGGCCTGATCCGTGCCCGCAACAACCTGCGGACCGCCAAGGAGCGGCTCCGCCGCCTCATTCGCCGGCAGCCCCCCGCTCTGGAGGAGGTGGAGGAGGTAACCCTGGCCGACCCCGAGCTCCCCGATCCCGAGGCCTGGGTGGATCGGGCGCTCGAGGAGCACCCCGAGCTGGCCCGGCTCCGCGAGCAGCTCGACATCGACCGGAGCAACGTGGAGCTGGCCAAGCGCGAGCGCTGGCCGGATATCACGGCTCAGGCCCAGTACAGCAAGGTCGAAGGGGGCAGCTTCTTCACCTCCGACGAGGCCACCAGCGCCAGCCTGCAGGTGAACTGGCCCATCTTCCAGGGGGGCCGGGTCTCGGCGACCACCAACATCCGTCAGGAAGAGGCCGCCCAGACCCGCCTCCAGCTTGACGACCAGCAGGAGCAGGTCCGCGAGCAGACCACCCAGGCCTTCTACGACCTGGAATCCATCATGCAAGAGGTTCGCAGCCTGCGGGCCCAAGTGCGCTCCGCCGAGACCCAGCTGGAGGCGGTGCAGACCGGCTTCGAGGTAGGCAGGCGCACCAGCATCGATGTTCTGGATGCCCAGCAGGAGTACTTCGACGCCTTGCGCGACCTCGCCCAGGCGCGCAACCAGTACCTGCTCTCCCGGCTGCGGCTGCAGTCCGCGACCGGAACCCTGACCATGGCGGACCTGGAGCAGGTCAACCGCCAGCTGGATTAG
- the mltF gene encoding membrane-bound lytic murein transglycosylase MltF, whose amino-acid sequence MGRTLWRAVQWLGDTAFPPLLLPGAAMVLTGCGLVGGEERGSSTLESIREAGELRVLTRNSPTTYYYGRDGETGLEYDLARRFAEELGVELRIEVVADISAVFEALEAGEGHLGAAGITRTPERRERFDFGPAYQRVRQQVVCKRGGRIPDDWEELPDVDLLVLAGTSYVERLRQIRQVIHDLDWRTTDKLSVEQVLLKIRKGEADCTVADSNIVALNQRYYPELVVPFSITQEQELAWALPRGSEKLRGRLEEWLAGLEEEGVLSALRERYFGHVKLFDYVDIAIFQRRITDRLPQYLDLFRKAAEGYSFSWRLLAAQAYQESHWRPDARSPTGVRGMMMLTRRTAGALGIDNRLDLKNSIRGGAEYLNKMFQRLPDSIQEPDRTWVALASYNVGLGHIRDARRLAERFDRDPDSWSTLKEMLPLLSQEQYYRDLPYGYARGLEPVQYVQRIRQYHAILAKQFEGEAMMARKQGEADGEGEKPDSGR is encoded by the coding sequence ATGGGCCGCACTCTTTGGCGAGCTGTGCAGTGGCTGGGGGACACGGCGTTCCCGCCGCTGCTCCTTCCGGGGGCGGCCATGGTGCTGACGGGCTGCGGCCTGGTTGGGGGCGAGGAGCGGGGCTCCTCCACGCTGGAGAGCATCCGGGAGGCGGGGGAGCTGCGGGTGCTGACCCGGAATTCGCCCACCACCTACTACTATGGTCGGGACGGGGAAACCGGCCTGGAGTACGATCTCGCCCGCCGGTTCGCCGAGGAGCTGGGGGTGGAGCTCCGCATCGAGGTGGTGGCGGACATAAGCGCGGTGTTCGAGGCCCTGGAGGCGGGCGAGGGCCACCTGGGAGCGGCCGGGATTACCCGCACCCCCGAACGCCGGGAACGCTTCGATTTCGGGCCCGCCTACCAGCGGGTGCGCCAGCAGGTTGTCTGCAAGCGAGGGGGGCGGATCCCCGACGATTGGGAGGAGCTTCCGGACGTGGACCTCCTGGTCCTGGCGGGGACCAGCTACGTGGAGCGGCTGCGGCAGATCAGGCAAGTGATCCACGACTTGGACTGGCGGACCACCGACAAGCTCTCCGTGGAGCAGGTGCTGCTTAAGATCCGCAAGGGCGAGGCGGATTGTACGGTGGCCGACTCCAACATCGTGGCCCTCAACCAGCGCTATTACCCCGAGCTCGTGGTGCCCTTCTCCATCACCCAGGAGCAGGAGCTGGCCTGGGCCCTTCCCCGGGGCTCGGAGAAGCTCCGCGGGCGCCTCGAGGAGTGGCTCGCCGGCCTCGAGGAGGAGGGCGTGCTGAGCGCGCTGCGCGAGCGCTACTTCGGCCACGTCAAGCTCTTCGACTACGTGGACATCGCCATCTTCCAGAGGCGCATCACCGACCGCCTGCCGCAGTACCTGGATCTCTTCCGCAAGGCCGCCGAGGGCTATTCCTTCAGCTGGCGGCTCCTGGCTGCCCAGGCCTACCAGGAGTCCCACTGGCGTCCGGATGCCCGCAGCCCCACCGGGGTACGCGGCATGATGATGCTTACCCGCCGCACGGCCGGCGCGCTGGGCATCGACAACCGATTGGACCTGAAAAACAGCATCCGGGGCGGTGCCGAGTACCTGAACAAGATGTTCCAGCGGCTTCCCGACAGCATCCAGGAGCCGGACCGTACCTGGGTCGCCCTGGCCTCCTACAACGTGGGTCTGGGGCACATCCGCGACGCCCGGCGCCTGGCGGAGCGGTTCGACCGCGATCCGGACAGCTGGAGCACCCTGAAGGAGATGCTGCCGCTGCTTTCGCAGGAGCAGTATTACCGGGACCTCCCCTACGGTTACGCGCGGGGGCTGGAGCCCGTGCAGTACGTGCAGCGCATCCGCCAGTATCACGCCATCCTGGCCAAGCAGTTCGAGGGAGAAGCCATGATGGCGCGCAAGCAAGGAGAAGCCGACGGGGAGGGGGAGAAGCCGGATTCCGGCCGGTGA
- a CDS encoding Hsp20/alpha crystallin family protein produces MAVMRYDPWRTISQLQNEMNQLFEHRLDGEENGETGMVAADWRPAVDVQEGQSSYTITADLPGVDPKDIDVSLENGVLTIQGERKDDRSEVDGEYKRIERIRGTFFRRFTLPDTADAENVKAKSRNGTLEIVIPKQEKVQPRKIQVEA; encoded by the coding sequence ATGGCAGTGATGCGGTATGACCCCTGGCGGACCATAAGCCAGCTGCAGAACGAGATGAACCAGCTGTTCGAGCACCGCCTGGACGGCGAGGAGAACGGCGAGACCGGCATGGTGGCCGCGGACTGGCGTCCGGCCGTGGACGTCCAGGAGGGCCAGTCGAGCTACACCATCACCGCCGACCTGCCGGGGGTGGATCCAAAGGACATCGACGTGTCCCTCGAGAACGGCGTGCTGACCATCCAGGGCGAGCGGAAGGACGACAGGAGCGAGGTGGACGGCGAGTACAAGCGGATCGAACGGATCCGGGGCACCTTCTTCCGGCGCTTCACCCTGCCGGACACGGCCGACGCGGAGAACGTGAAGGCCAAAAGCCGCAACGGCACCCTGGAGATCGTCATCCCCAAGCAGGAAAAGGTCCAGCCGCGCAAGATCCAGGTGGAGGCCTAG
- a CDS encoding DnaJ C-terminal domain-containing protein: protein MEYKDYYQILGLSRDASADEIKRAYRKLAHKYHPDVSKEPDAEQRFKEVKEAYEVLSDPEKRAAYDQLGSGWQQGQSFEPPPGWEGGFDFQGSGFSGFGPEGFSDFFESLFGGGFRQQDPFGRSRAGTWGGAGGFTGRGEDQHGRLEVTLEEAFHGGHRKVHTTVPEMDAQGRLVQRPHNLDVQIPPGVRDGQQIRLSGQGGPGLGGGPPGDLYLEVRIKPHPHFRLEGKDVYLNLPITPWEAALGDQVAVPTLGGSVNLTVPAGAQSGQKLRLKGRGLPGNHPGDQYVILQIKVPKPETEEQKDLYREMARKMPFNPRANLGA, encoded by the coding sequence ATGGAATACAAGGATTACTACCAGATCCTGGGGCTCTCCCGGGATGCCAGCGCCGACGAGATCAAGCGGGCGTACCGCAAGCTGGCGCATAAATACCACCCGGACGTCAGCAAGGAGCCCGATGCGGAGCAGCGGTTCAAGGAGGTGAAGGAGGCCTACGAGGTCCTCTCCGACCCCGAGAAGCGCGCCGCCTACGACCAGCTCGGTTCCGGCTGGCAGCAGGGTCAGAGCTTCGAGCCGCCTCCGGGCTGGGAGGGCGGCTTCGATTTCCAGGGCAGCGGCTTCTCGGGCTTCGGACCCGAAGGGTTCAGCGACTTCTTCGAGTCCCTGTTCGGCGGCGGCTTCCGCCAGCAGGACCCCTTCGGTCGCTCCCGGGCGGGCACCTGGGGCGGCGCCGGCGGCTTCACCGGCCGCGGGGAGGACCAGCACGGCCGCCTGGAGGTCACCCTGGAGGAGGCCTTCCACGGCGGCCACCGGAAGGTCCACACCACCGTCCCGGAAATGGACGCCCAGGGCCGGCTGGTCCAGCGGCCCCATAACCTGGATGTCCAGATCCCGCCGGGTGTCCGCGACGGGCAGCAGATCCGGCTTTCCGGCCAGGGTGGTCCGGGACTGGGTGGGGGACCACCGGGGGATCTCTACCTGGAGGTCCGGATCAAGCCCCACCCTCACTTCCGCCTGGAAGGCAAGGACGTCTACCTCAACCTGCCCATCACCCCCTGGGAGGCGGCACTGGGCGACCAGGTCGCGGTTCCCACCCTGGGGGGCTCGGTAAACCTGACCGTTCCCGCGGGTGCCCAATCGGGCCAGAAGCTGCGCCTCAAGGGGCGGGGCTTGCCAGGCAACCACCCCGGGGACCAATATGTAATCCTGCAGATCAAGGTCCCCAAGCCCGAGACGGAGGAGCAGAAGGACCTGTACCGGGAGATGGCCCGGAAGATGCCTTTCAACCCGCGTGCGAACCTCGGGGCATAG
- a CDS encoding chaperone modulator CbpM encodes MAEHPEPVSGIVLDETVVYTLGELGHASGLGADYLMEMVEVGILDPAGSEEGRWCFTGHSVLRLQAALRLQRDLGVNPQGAALALDLLDELSDLRRRADILERQLSG; translated from the coding sequence ATGGCGGAACATCCGGAGCCGGTGTCCGGAATCGTCCTGGACGAAACGGTGGTCTACACCCTCGGCGAGCTGGGCCACGCCAGCGGACTGGGCGCGGACTACCTCATGGAGATGGTGGAGGTAGGGATCCTCGACCCCGCCGGGAGCGAGGAAGGCCGGTGGTGCTTCACCGGACACTCGGTACTGCGCCTCCAGGCCGCGCTCCGTCTCCAGCGGGACCTCGGCGTCAACCCGCAGGGGGCGGCCCTGGCCCTGGACCTGCTCGACGAGCTCTCGGACCTGCGACGGCGCGCGGACATCCTGGAAAGGCAGCTCTCCGGCTGA
- a CDS encoding PA0069 family radical SAM protein: protein MAGGNRADPPKGRGATSNPEGRFEPITHEPVDDGWGDKDPLPPTLRTEVAVDAARTAITWNDSPDLPFDRSVNPYRGCEHGCIYCYARPSHAYWDLSPGLDFESRLVIKPEADRLLEEELAHPGYRCAPMALGTNTDPYQPVEKKYGITRRVLEVLERTGHPVSIVTKSTLVERDLDLLAAMAERNLATVTLSLTTFDRELSRRMEPRAAAPNRRLRIIKNLTAAGIPVGVLVAPVIPVLTDGEIERLLEACAESGARSAGYVLLRLPHEVEGLFREWLATHYPLKAEHVMSRVEEARGGAANDPRYGTRMTGTGAYAELIGRRFNLACQRLGLAGHDLSLDTHRFTPPPPPSGTQMTLF from the coding sequence ATGGCGGGCGGAAACCGGGCCGATCCCCCCAAGGGGCGAGGCGCCACCAGCAACCCCGAGGGGCGCTTCGAGCCGATTACCCACGAGCCCGTGGACGACGGCTGGGGCGACAAGGACCCCCTTCCGCCCACCCTGCGCACCGAGGTGGCCGTGGACGCGGCCCGTACCGCCATCACCTGGAACGACTCCCCCGACCTCCCCTTCGACCGGTCCGTTAACCCCTACCGCGGCTGCGAGCACGGTTGCATCTACTGCTACGCCCGCCCCAGCCACGCCTACTGGGACCTCTCCCCGGGACTGGACTTCGAGAGCCGGCTAGTGATCAAGCCCGAGGCGGACCGGCTCCTCGAGGAGGAGCTGGCGCACCCCGGCTACCGGTGCGCGCCCATGGCCCTGGGCACCAATACCGATCCCTACCAGCCCGTGGAGAAGAAATACGGAATCACCCGGCGCGTCCTGGAGGTCCTGGAGCGAACCGGGCATCCCGTCTCCATCGTCACCAAATCCACCCTGGTGGAGCGGGACCTGGACCTGCTCGCCGCCATGGCGGAGCGCAACCTGGCCACGGTCACCCTCTCCCTGACCACCTTCGATCGCGAGCTTTCCCGGCGCATGGAGCCCCGGGCCGCCGCCCCCAACCGGCGGCTGCGCATCATCAAGAACCTGACGGCGGCGGGGATCCCCGTGGGGGTGCTGGTGGCGCCGGTGATCCCGGTACTCACCGACGGCGAGATCGAGCGGCTCCTGGAGGCCTGCGCCGAATCCGGCGCGCGCAGCGCGGGCTACGTCCTGCTCCGCCTGCCGCACGAGGTGGAGGGCCTGTTCCGCGAATGGCTGGCCACCCACTACCCCCTCAAGGCCGAGCACGTCATGAGCCGGGTGGAGGAGGCCCGGGGCGGAGCCGCCAACGACCCTCGCTACGGCACCCGCATGACCGGCACGGGGGCCTACGCCGAGCTGATCGGGCGCCGCTTCAATCTGGCCTGCCAGCGCCTGGGGCTGGCCGGCCACGACCTATCCCTTGATACGCATCGCTTCACCCCGCCCCCGCCACCCTCGGGAACGCAGATGACGCTGTTCTGA
- a CDS encoding C40 family peptidase: MRVAARHWLGALGLGWGAFLVAALPLAGCAPGSGSSGAQTLQGEPVSGVGVARTHVVEAARTGLGAPYRLGGNGDPGFDCSGLIQYAYSQVGMSVPRTVEELREEASEVDPDRIRPGDLLFFRISGKLSHVGLYAGGEHFIHAPSKGKRVTYASLENAYWQRHLAAAGSLF, from the coding sequence ATGCGCGTCGCAGCCCGCCATTGGCTCGGTGCCCTTGGTCTCGGGTGGGGAGCCTTTCTGGTGGCGGCCCTGCCGCTGGCCGGGTGCGCCCCAGGCTCCGGCAGTTCGGGGGCACAGACCCTGCAAGGAGAACCGGTGAGCGGAGTCGGGGTGGCGCGCACCCACGTGGTGGAGGCGGCGCGCACGGGCCTCGGCGCGCCCTACCGGCTCGGCGGCAACGGGGACCCGGGCTTCGACTGCAGCGGCCTCATCCAGTACGCCTATTCCCAGGTGGGAATGTCGGTGCCCCGGACCGTGGAAGAGCTACGCGAGGAAGCTTCCGAGGTGGACCCCGACCGCATCCGGCCGGGGGATCTGCTGTTCTTCCGGATCTCGGGCAAGCTGTCCCACGTGGGGCTCTACGCGGGAGGGGAGCATTTCATCCATGCCCCCTCCAAGGGCAAACGGGTCACCTACGCGAGCCTGGAAAACGCCTACTGGCAGCGCCATCTGGCCGCCGCGGGCAGCCTGTTCTGA